A single region of the Mechercharimyces sp. CAU 1602 genome encodes:
- a CDS encoding immunity 8 family protein: MNAELKGFYSTDVDDVLNFMPLNEEEFSFSLQLLVGPKGMDGEESFEVEVCTPKWILREYDRSEVVMGRHRLIMAKYDFERLMGFIEKYISSCTGDNWEEVAGKLSRLGRWEFEDYIDKHI; the protein is encoded by the coding sequence ATGAACGCGGAGCTGAAAGGTTTCTACTCGACTGATGTGGATGATGTTTTGAACTTCATGCCTCTTAATGAGGAGGAGTTCTCCTTTTCTCTTCAATTGCTGGTGGGTCCAAAAGGTATGGATGGAGAAGAGTCATTTGAGGTTGAAGTCTGTACTCCAAAATGGATTCTTAGAGAATACGATCGCAGTGAAGTAGTTATGGGGAGACATCGCTTGATCATGGCTAAGTATGACTTCGAAAGGTTGATGGGGTTTATAGAAAAATATATCAGCAGTTGTACAGGGGATAACTGGGAAGAAGTGGCGGGTAAATTGAGTCGGTTGGGTAGGTGGGAGTTTGAAGATTATATAGATAAGCATATATAG
- a CDS encoding IS3 family transposase — protein sequence MYSFIEEHAFEYGVRWLLKRFQLSPHAYYNNRKQRKASYYRRKEAVLNIIKDIYHRYQGKMGYRMIQQQLTYEGYRYSRLTVYKYMKELGLRSIVYKRKPPHLKGKPHKTFPNILNRDFSAKGSNQRWCTDFTYVPLSNGRMRYNCSILDLRDRSIVATKTASYMTADLAIETLQEALNQHSPKEGLILHSDQGVQFTSKAFIQFCEQNGIQQSMSKAGSPFDNAPMESFFGKLKNEQLHHYVIKN from the coding sequence ATGTACTCATTCATAGAAGAGCATGCCTTCGAGTACGGTGTTCGATGGCTTCTCAAGCGGTTTCAATTATCCCCTCATGCGTACTATAACAACCGAAAACAACGAAAAGCGAGCTACTATAGACGAAAAGAAGCTGTGCTTAACATAATCAAAGACATTTATCATCGTTATCAAGGCAAGATGGGTTACCGGATGATTCAACAGCAATTGACGTATGAAGGGTATCGGTATAGCCGTTTAACGGTCTATAAGTACATGAAAGAGCTGGGTCTCCGTTCGATTGTATATAAAAGGAAACCACCGCACCTGAAAGGAAAGCCTCATAAGACCTTTCCTAATATTCTTAACAGAGATTTTTCTGCTAAGGGATCCAACCAGCGGTGGTGTACCGATTTCACCTACGTTCCTTTATCGAATGGGCGAATGCGTTACAACTGCTCCATCTTGGATTTAAGAGACCGAAGCATTGTAGCAACGAAAACGGCTTCTTATATGACAGCGGACTTAGCGATCGAAACCCTTCAAGAGGCCCTAAACCAACACTCTCCAAAGGAAGGGTTGATTTTACATAGTGATCAAGGAGTCCAGTTCACTTCAAAAGCCTTTATTCAATTCTGTGAGCAAAACGGGATTCAACAAAGTATGAGCAAAGCTGGCTCTCCTTTTGATAATGCTCCGATGGAATCCTTTTTTGGTAAGTTAAAGAATGAACAGCTTCATCATTATGTCATCAAAAATTAA
- a CDS encoding DUF6881 domain-containing protein codes for MKVIWIHELQDEPTEYYLEVDQKGFEIRKIVMYRDGKVEFATETIEYGAFLSPVPVGTVEEISEEKEFEATEISKQEFLNIWESKVEPLS; via the coding sequence ATGAAAGTAATTTGGATTCATGAGTTACAAGATGAACCTACTGAGTATTATTTAGAAGTTGATCAAAAAGGGTTTGAAATTCGTAAGATAGTGATGTATAGAGATGGAAAAGTAGAATTTGCAACAGAAACTATTGAATATGGAGCGTTTTTATCACCAGTTCCTGTAGGTACTGTTGAAGAAATATCTGAAGAGAAAGAATTTGAGGCAACAGAAATATCAAAACAAGAATTCCTTAATATATGGGAATCTAAGGTGGAGCCTCTTAGTTAG
- a CDS encoding contact-dependent growth inhibition system immunity protein gives MILRIRDIEELYNIKYDEESDFESDYPLPRWYHKVRNYALTELDDSDVSRCVRQEIFLEYTVPEALKRLELEPLCGSYDGQMIFTFLNLDENCWMNNKDLIEEAYLKIAQARTKISKMSIGFDEGLVDEEDKVDKIRMCDALLEKLQQIRLQD, from the coding sequence ATGATTCTCAGAATTAGAGATATAGAGGAACTTTACAATATAAAATATGATGAGGAGTCGGATTTTGAGTCTGATTACCCCCTCCCGAGATGGTATCATAAGGTGAGGAATTATGCATTAACAGAACTAGATGATAGTGATGTTTCTAGGTGTGTTAGGCAGGAAATCTTTTTGGAGTACACAGTACCCGAAGCGTTAAAAAGACTAGAATTGGAGCCACTTTGTGGCTCGTATGATGGTCAGATGATATTCACATTCCTAAATTTAGATGAAAATTGTTGGATGAATAACAAAGATCTTATCGAAGAGGCCTACTTGAAAATAGCGCAGGCTCGAACAAAAATATCTAAGATGAGTATTGGTTTCGATGAAGGACTTGTAGATGAAGAAGATAAAGTGGATAAAATAAGGATGTGTGATGCCTTGCTTG